The genomic stretch CCTGTCTCCATCTCGTCCAATTACGATATCAGTACTCATATAAGACCCCGTTACATTGCTCAATATTCGGGTTTGGTTATAAGATGACGAGCTAACTATGCTTCCAAATTGGGCATAGTTTCTTGCGACGCGACTGAGTTCCCCGGTAATACTGTTGATTTTCCTAGCATCCTTGAAGGGGGATACTAGCTGGTTTGAAGTGGAAAAGAACAAGCGCGCCTCTTTGGTGAACTTACTTCCTCCCATGAGTTGTTTCTGCTTGGCTTTTGTAGCTTTTGCATCTTGGAAATCGATTAGTTTGGCAAGCCCACATTCAAGCTTCTCAAGCACGAGTCGTTGAGAATGAGTGTACACCTGGGATGAATCTGCATCAAGAAGTGTAGCTTCAATGGTATTTTTGATATCCTGAAGCTCTTTGATTTGAGAATCAACATCAGCTGCACCAACAATTCTCTCCCAAAAAATTGGTTATTTCGGGAAAAACataaagttcaagggcaccgcgtaCATTTTCCGTTGTTATTGTGTTGAATTTTCTTATGAACATAAAGTTAGGCAGTCATTAATTGATACTCATAGGCCATAGCAATAATTTTCTTTCGTTGTGGATTACCTTATTTTCTTCCCACATGCTACGCTAGATGAGGTTCACAGAAATTCAGCAAGATTTTCTTTTGACAAGTTGGCCTACAAGTTTTTGTATTATTGGGGACTCATGAATTGATGTCGGTAAAAAAACGAGTTAATGATGTTACTAGTACGATAACTTTGACTAGTGTTGGACACCGTTATGCAAATAAACATTGGAACTTCGGAGGTACTAGTCCAACACCAAGTACTGTATAAAGGATTACCTCATCTTTCTTGGTATCAAGTCTTCTCTTCTAAACACAAAATTTCTCTTCATGGCCTAGGTGTATTGAGTGAGGTCATGTGAATTCTTCACCAATATCATAAAATCCACAAATCACGGTTTCCATTCATTTCAGAAACACTTGTCAGAAATCGGTATCGCCGGAACAAAATGACTGAAACCTAGGAACAATAATCCGGAAATTGAAAATTACTGTTTTCATTTTCAGATTCCATGGAAAACTAATCATAACATCTAAAATATCAATTCCTTGGAAAACACAAAATTCAGAAATCAGAAATTGAAATGGCGGAAACGGAAGAATAAAATAGTTAGTTACCTATGATGAGAGAGAAAATGAGGAGGTAATTGTAGCGGCGATTTCGTGCATTCGATTGTAGCGAAGATTGAAGTTAAAGATACGAAGAAGAATAGGTAGGAGACAGGAGGTAGGACAAAACCTCCATGGTTGTTCATCAGAGAGGACTGAGAACAGCAGAGAAGACGTTGTACGGAGTAATTATTCTTTGATGGGCCGATTGATGGATTTAGTAGGTCCTCCACGGGGCAAACTGGTATTCCAGATCGAGTTTCGGTATTAGTCCGAACATACTCGTTCATTTCTTCCCCTTCCATTTTGCACTATAGGAGTAGAAAATGATTTTACATCACACAAATTATTCTACCCCACATGTAAATGAATTAGGAAAAAAATCCAACTATCATGAAAAGGAAAAGAGGGAATAAATAAGCGTCTAGGAGAGAGTATATTAATTCAGATGTTTTCAATTGATTTACGGGTCTGGATTTACTTGGTTAGGCCTACAGTAGGACTCCACTCCTCATGTTTAGACCGGGCAAACAGGTCAATCAAACTTTTCTAAAAAATCTAATTAAAATTAACCCAAATTTTATTTTTGCACAACGGTAGAAGTGTAGAATTGTAATCCAAAATTTTATACTTTCCCGACCAAAATATCTATTGGGGTTCTTTGTTTTCCAACCCACGCACTTAAACGGAGTTTTAACTCTCACATACTTTCAAATCTGCGAAAGTGGTAATTTACCCCTTAAGTTTGTTCAATAGTGAAATCAAACCCTTTATGTTTCATTTGTAGCAATTAATCCCAATAACTTTAGTCAAAAATAAAATTAAACCCTACTGATTTTTCATGAATATTTAaccaaaattcattttataataTAATTAATCATCATTTTTTTTAACCTTATAACTTTTATATAATATGTAATTATAATAGCAAGTATTTCTCAAAATTCtaaaaaatttaacatttattgtaaatgtaaaaatattttatgagatttttatcatacttttatttgggtttttttataaCTGCTACCACGAGTAAACCACTTTTTGAGAACTGCTACCGAggtaaaaaaaaagtttaaaaactgCTACCAGATTCATTGCTTCGGTTAAAAATCAGTACCAATTCATTAAACGAGGCTAAATGAATGAATCTCAGTCATTCATTTCAAATCTTTAGATTAAGTTATATTTTGTCTTCCTATTATACCCTTCCCCTCTTCCTTATAACATTTTCCTCTTCAAACACTACAATCTTCTACTCCATTAATCCATCTTCAATCTCTCCTTCATTTTCTTATTTCATTAGGTAACATTTCTTTCAAATCCATTCTTTAAATTTCTCTTTCAATCTCTTCTATCAGTTAACATTTcctttcaattcattcattctcaGCCCTTGTACTCCATCAACTCCTGTCGAATCAAGGGTAATGTAACATTAGCATATTAAACAATGGGTTTATACAATTTTAGATAAAGGAAAGCTATCAACTTTCTAGAAAACAACCAATTGAATTAGTCAAATCTATGCAATCAACCGAGTTTAAAGTGATAACAAAGACAAAAGTTTAATTAAAGAAATCAATGGAACAAATTTCAATGAaattaaaaatcgaaaaattagggttttatggAATCTAATAAAGAATTCAATCATGGAATCTAGTAAACAAATAACTGAAGAAAtcaataaacattatgaaattTGTACTActaaattaaatgttgattaagAATAAAGAGTAAAGTAGGAAAGGAAACCTGAGAATGAGTAGAAAATGTCGACAAGTAAAGGGCTTTCCAGTTAAATAAACTTAAGTGAAGAAAATGAATTTTGTTAGGTTAAATTCTTCAAATAAGTAGATTAATTTGATAAGGTATGAGTGATGAAGTTGAAAATTAGAGTAATGAAGGTGAATTTGATACAGTAGAGTGATGAAGTTAAGGAGTTATGTGTCTGGGTAAGAAAGGGGGGAAAGGTTAAAGAAGGGGCAAAGGTTAAAGAAGGGGTAGTTTAGTCTTTTTACGTTAAAAATTGGGACTCGGTGTGAATTGGTACTGACTTTTAACCGAACCAATGAATATGGTAGcagtttttaaaatttttttttaccTTGGTAGCAGTTCTCAAAAAGTGGTTACTCGTGGTAGCAATTTGGATTTAGAAATTTCGTTCATTTTTAGGCCCTATCTATAGCTATAAATTCTGATTCTGTCACCATAATTCATTGACGGTATGGTGACATTGATTATGCAGGATGGTCGCATAAGCTACGATGAATTTAAGGCAATGATGTGTTCGGGAATCGATTGGAGAATGTTATCACGTCAATATTCGAAGGTCATGCTTAATAATAAATTGAGCTTTAAATTGTTCAAAGATAAATCTATACAAGTGAAATGATGAAATGTTTTGGGACAATTTTTTTTTAGAATCAAAATATAATTTTggttgatttttttctcttttgtcgTTCTATTATTCTAAAACAAAACGAAGGAACGTAATTTTGGAAGTAATAATCGAACAAAAATAGGTTACACATGGCATTATTAGGGAGCGTTTGGTAAATGGGtaataaggaaagggaaagagaatgaaACCCCTCATTTCtcgagaaaaaggattacgcatcgGATGTATTACCTTAGTTGTTgagtttatatgtatttttttgagCATTTAAATTTTACAAGTTCTATAATAATTTTTTTATGATAAAACTCAAAATGAATTGAATTTATaagtatagtttttgagcaattttgtattttttttcgcTTAATGTTTAAATGAATGAGCTCAAAAACTTATACTAAAAACTCCTATTTTTTAAATGAAACTCAAaaaatttattataaaattaaaaatgtaCAAAATCCAGATATAATACCTCAGATGTACAATCTATATACTGTCTTTTCTCTTTGTTAGTGTTTGTTTGACACTTTTTTCTATTCCCTTTCCCCAATTTTTCAGAACGAGTTTACTCCAATTTCCTCtttcaattttatttttattgctctttttttttcatgtttATTCAAAGTTTGAAATTTAAGTCTCGGGTTTAGTGACATAGACACTTTTAGCACAACAGAATCAAAACCATAATTCGTTCCCACTCCTTCCGTCTCATTCAATAATTTACACCTACTTTACTTTCTCTCCACAAAATAAAGCTAGTATAAACTATTCAGTAGAGGGGGACTAGTTAAATTTGTTTGATTAAATCTAAACTGAATCTAAAATTGTTTGATTAGATCAGTAATGCAACCAAAAAAAGTAATGGACAATTACAACACCTATGCAGACAATAAGTTTATAACATAAAACACTTCTTCTCATTTTAAGGGACACTTATTGAACGGAAAACCAAAAATGAGAATAAATGTACCACTAGAATAGTAATGTTGAGAAATTAACTCTTCTTAATCATCTCCATAGAAATTAACTCTTCACTTGGTTGATTCATTTCATTCTTCCTCATTTTTGGCGGGTCGAATAGTAATGTTGAGAATATGTTGAATTTTGGGCCAGTCTTCTCCTGATGGTGATTGGCATCTCTCCTCAAGCTCGCTTGAGCATCCTACAAGGCTTAGTGTCTTCAAGTTGGATAGGTTACTGATCTCTTGCGGCAGCGATTTCAATCTTGGGCATTTAAATATTTCAAGGCTTTCGAGGGAGGTGAGGCTGTCAATCCACTCTGGAACGGACTCTAATGCTTCACACTTGTATATTTCTAGGGTTGTCAAAGAAGACATACCTCGAAACTCCTCAGGAAGATGTTCCATTTGATTATTCTCAAAACTTAGGTCACGAAGCATGGGGAGGTAGTTTTTGAGGAG from Silene latifolia isolate original U9 population chromosome 5, ASM4854445v1, whole genome shotgun sequence encodes the following:
- the LOC141654914 gene encoding disease resistance protein RGA2-like, translated to MWEENKRIVGAADVDSQIKELQDIKNTIEATLLDADSSQVYTHSQRLVLEKLECGLAKLIDFQDAKATKAKQKQLMGGSKFTKEARLFFSTSNQLVSPFKDARKINSITGELSRVARNYAQFGSIVSSSSYNQTRILSNVTGSYMSTDIVIGRDGDRDKMVSLLLDSSAAAGVLPVASFVGIGGVGKTTLAQYVYNDERIKTYFDLQLWVSATQDFHVKDVLRQMVTCATDDEKALDCGIDQLQRRVYQTLARKRFLLVLDGVWDDDSLRAKWIELRALLRAGAQGNKMEEVSPYHT